The following are encoded together in the Deltaproteobacteria bacterium genome:
- a CDS encoding CoB--CoM heterodisulfide reductase iron-sulfur subunit A family protein, with amino-acid sequence MTSGKVLIVGGGIAGVTAALELAQLGIASTIVEREAHLGGQAGSLACKAADQCNRCFACVVETQMEEVRREPQVSVILEGSLGRVTGEPGRFEAEIQTRDGQTRLEVSALLIATGADLFDARRKREYGYGIFQNVITARDLDGMLRSEGRVYRPSDGAVPSKIAFFQCVGSRDEAIGHLWCSKVCCAYALRFIRAIRHHSPGTKTTFFYTDIQPLGRSFESLVESCRLDEGIRLVRSLPSKVYGHRTSTDLGVRFIEPTSGEIVQEAFDLVVLSIGMAPRHDAEELASALHILKNQEGFYRSPPHQSGVFVSGACKGPTDIAGSMMDARATALKIDEYLGGL; translated from the coding sequence GTGACCAGTGGGAAGGTTCTCATTGTTGGCGGCGGCATTGCAGGGGTGACGGCTGCTCTCGAGTTGGCCCAACTCGGGATCGCCTCGACCATTGTCGAAAGGGAGGCGCATCTGGGAGGCCAGGCGGGCAGTCTGGCCTGCAAGGCAGCGGATCAGTGCAACCGTTGTTTTGCCTGTGTGGTGGAGACACAGATGGAGGAAGTCAGGCGGGAGCCTCAGGTCAGTGTGATCCTCGAAGGCTCCCTGGGGCGGGTCACCGGCGAACCCGGCCGTTTCGAAGCGGAGATTCAAACAAGGGACGGGCAAACCCGGCTCGAGGTATCGGCTCTCCTTATAGCAACGGGGGCCGATCTTTTTGATGCGAGGCGGAAGCGGGAATATGGATACGGGATCTTCCAGAATGTCATCACCGCCCGCGACCTGGACGGGATGCTCCGGTCCGAGGGAAGGGTCTACCGTCCTTCGGACGGGGCCGTCCCTTCCAAGATTGCCTTTTTCCAGTGCGTCGGGAGCAGGGACGAGGCTATCGGACATCTCTGGTGTTCGAAGGTCTGCTGTGCTTATGCCCTCCGTTTCATAAGGGCCATAAGGCACCACAGCCCCGGCACCAAGACGACTTTCTTCTATACCGACATCCAGCCTCTGGGGAGATCCTTCGAATCCCTTGTTGAGTCCTGCCGGCTGGACGAGGGGATACGACTCGTCCGGAGCCTTCCGTCTAAGGTTTACGGGCACAGGACATCCACGGATCTCGGTGTGAGATTCATCGAGCCCACCAGTGGGGAGATCGTCCAGGAGGCATTCGACCTGGTGGTACTCTCCATAGGGATGGCCCCCCGGCATGATGCAGAGGAGCTTGCATCTGCTCTCCATATCCTGAAAAACCAGGAGGGATTCTACCGCTCACCTCCTCATCAGTCAGGGGTCTTTGTCTCAGGGGCCTGTAAGGGGCCGACAGACATCGCGGGTTCCATGATGGACGCGAGGGCGACGGCCCTGAAGATCGATGAGTATTTGGGAGGACTTTGA